ACGGAACCTGACCGCTCCGAGGCGTCGCCGCAAGAAAGAGCCCTTGAGAGGCTGAAAAGCGAACTGGTGCATCCGCAAGTTGTCGGGGCGCGCCGTTCACGGCGCTTCCGCTCGCTGACCATTCCGTTGAAAGGCGCGCCCGCACAACCGCAGCCGAAGCTTCCCGCGGTATTCCCCGCCCTGGTGCAGGATCGGACCGATTCGGAAGGATTGTTTGGGGCCGAGCTGCATCCGGATGGCAGGGTGCGTTTTATCGCCTTGACCGCTGCCGTGGAGGAGAAACCCATGTTGCATTTGGGAGCGTCGCGATCGGTCAAACAGGGACTGCCCCCGCTGCCTGCGCCTGGAGTGACTGCCACCAGCCCTCGCATCGTACGCTTTCTTCTGACGAGAAGTGAGTTGGAGATGGTGTGGAGCAGTGAGGCGGCGAGGACCTATGTGGTGCAAACCTCGAATGATCTCGTCGTCTGGCGGGATGTGGGCAGCGTCTCCGGTGCGGGAACGGAGACCCGCTACACCACCCGGATTTCCACGGAACCCGGGGCGACCTATTTTCGCATTCAGCAACCCTAGCCCGGAAATCTCAGGTTTGTTCCGCGCTGGGGATTTCCGGGCTAGCGCCGGGTGGCTGGGATGCGACACGCGGGTGTTGAATGTCCGCCGGCTACGATTCAATCGAACCCGCAGTGTTGAAACTCGATGGGGAACGTTTCCCTACCCCGTCGAGTGTGAAATAGGCGGGTGAGGCGATTTCGTTTCAATCCGCGGCTTCCGGCGGTCCGTCCCGGACCGCGCCCGCCGTCTCTGTCCTCCCTGCGATTCCTCCGCATTCTGTTGTTGCCAGGCGGGCGGGGGGTGACGTTGACTACGGCGTCCCTGGCGGGCGCAAGCTCCTCATCCTGACGGAATTTGGTTTTCCGCGCCGGCGCGGGGCGGATTTGACCAGCGCGATGTCATTATGAGTTCAACCCCAGCGACGGCGTCCCCCGCCAAAATCTCCGCGACCGAGGCGGGTGTTTCCCAGAGCGATGTGGCCGCCATCAAGGAGCTTCGCGATTCGTATCAGTCGATGCGTTCCGAGCTCGCCAAAGTCATCATCGGCCAGGAACAAGTCATCGAACGGCTCCTCATCTGCATTCTCGCGCGAGGACACGGATTGCTCATGGGCGTGCCCGGCCTGGCCAAGACCACCATGGTCAACGCCTTGTCCCAAGTGATGTCCCTGGAGTTCAGCCGCATTCAATTTACGCCGGACCTGATGCCTTCGGACATCACCGGAACGGACATTTTGCAGGAAACCGATCAGCCGGGGCGCCGCGCCTTCGTGTTTGTCAAGGGTCCGGTCTTCGCCAACATCGTGCTCGCGGACGAGATCAACCGCACGCCGCCCAAGACGCAATCCGCGCTGCTCGAGGCGATGCAGGAGCATCGGGTGACGGTGGCGGGGCGCGTGTTTACGCTCCCTTCTCCCTTCTTCGTCCTGGCGACGCAGAACCCGATCGAACAGGAAGGCACCTACGCGCTTCCGGAAGCGCAGCTCGACCGGTTCATGTTCTTCATCCACGTGGAGTATCCGACCCGGGCGGAGGAATCCCGTATCGCGCGCGAAACGACGGGTGGGAAGCCCCCCGAGTTGAAGCATCTGCTGCACGCCGAACAAATCTTGCGGTACCAGGATGTCGTGCAGCGCGTTCCCGTGCCGGACCACGTGGTGGAGGCGGCCGTCGCACTGGTTCGCAAGACGCGCCCCCGGGAAGCGGATGCTCCGGACTGGCTTAAGAAGTGGGTGACGTGGGGGGCGGGTCCTCGGGCCATTCAGTATTTGATTCGCGGGGCGAGGGCGCACGCGACGCTGGAGGGGAGTTACCTGGTGCGCCAGGAGGATTTGGAAGCGGTGGCGCATCCGGTTTTGACCCATCGCATTCTCACCAATTTTCAAGCGCAGGCAGAGGGCGTTTCGAGCACTCAAGTGATCGACCGTTTGTTGCAGGAGGCCCGGTCCGGAGGCGGACATGCCTGATCGGTGGGCGCGCTGGTTGGATCCACTGGCCTTGGGGCGGCTTTCCGCGCAGCCCTTGGTCTCCTTGTCGGCGATGGAGGGGACGGTGTCGGGGCATCACAAGAGCCCGCACCGGGGGTCGAGCGTCGAATTTGCGGAGTATCGCAATTACGCTCCGGGGGACGACATTCGGCGGCTCGACTGGCGGGTCTTCGCCCGCACGGACCGTTTTTACCTGAAGGAGTTCGAGGCCGAGACGAATCTGAGGTGTTATCTGGTATTGGATGCCAGCGGTTCCATGGGGTTTACGGGGAAGGGAGGGGTGAACAAATTTGACTACGCGCGGCGGCTGGCCGCGGCGCTGGGGTATCTCGTGGTCCAGCAGGGAGACGCCGCGGGATTCAGTTGCATGGGCGACCGCGCGAAGGTCGAAGTTCCTCCCAAACGTCATCCCTCCCACTTGCAGTTGGTCCTGGAGAAACTGGACGAGGCGGAGGCTTCGGGTGAAACACGCGTGGTGGAGGCTTTGCACAGCCTGGCCGACCGGATTCGCCGAAGAGCGCTGGTGCTGGTGTTCACCGACGCCTTCTTCGATCCCGAGGCGTTGTTGAGCGCGCTGCAGCATCTGCGCTATCAGAAACACGACGTGGTCTTGTTTCAGTTGCTGGACCGGATGGAGTTGGACTTTCAATTCGATCGCCCGGTGCGTTTCGTGGATTTGGAGGGTCCGATGAGTGTGGTGACGGAGCCAGGGTTGGTGCGTGACGAATACTTGCGGCAGTTGCACGGCCATTTGGACCGGCTGTCCACGGGGTGCCGGGAATTCAAGGTGGATTACCGGCGTGTCGTCACGGATGAGGATTATGAGCGAGTGCTGGCCGGTTATTTGGTGGACCGGTTGCGGCTGGCGGGCGGGCTGATGTGATGCCTGGAAACGCGATGAGGATGCCGGCATGACGTTCCTGCAGCCATGGATGTTCTGGGCGCTTCCGCTGGTCTTGCTGCCGGTGCTGATTCATCTGCTCAACCGGCTGAGACATCGTCCGCAGCCTTGGGCGGCGATGCGGTTTCTGCTGTTTGCGACGCGAACTTCCACGAGTCAGGCCAAGCTGCGCCAATTCCTGATTCTGTTGATGCGGGTTCTTGCCCTTTTGGCGTTGTTGTTTTTCCTGGCGAGGCCGCTCGCGGGGGGGTGGCTGGGGTGGGCGCTGGCACCGGCGCCGGACGTCATCGTTCTGATGCTCGATCGCTCGGCCAGCATGCAGACGAAGTTGTCGGAGGGTGGCGAGACGAGGCTTGAACAGGGTTTGCGAGTGATGGTGGAGGCCGCCCGGCCCTTTGAAGGATCAAGCCAGCTGGTGTGGATGGACAACACGGGGCGAGCCCCGTTGGCGTTGACGAAGTTGAGCGAGGTGGAGGCGTTGAAACTGGGAGGGCCGACGGAAACCGCGGCCGACGTGCCTTCGATGCTGCAAGCGGCGTTGCGGTGGCTGCTGGACAACAAGTCGGGCACCGCCGAAGTGTGGCTGGCATCGGACATGCAGAAAAGCAACTGGCGCCCCGACGATTCGCGTTGGGGTGATTTGACCGCGCAGTTGGCGGGATTACCGCAGAAAGTTCGGGTTCGAATCCTTCCCGTCCTTGGGCGAAGCGGTCCCAACCGTTCGGTGCGGCTGGAGGAATCCTATCGGCGCAAGCGCGGAGGCAAAGGCGAGCTCGCGATGACGTTGGATTTCTTGAAGACCGAGCCGGTGGCGGAAAGCATTCCCGTGGGAGTGACCCTCAACAGCAGCCGGACCGATGTGGAAGTGGCGTTGGATAGCCAGGAATCGCGTTGGCGCCACGCAGTGGGGTTGGATATCCGCCAGGGCCGCGGGTGGGGTAAAGTGGAAGTGCCGGCCGACACGAATCCTTCCGACAATGCGGCCTATTTTGTCTATTCGGAGGACGTGCCGTTGCGGGCGGCGGTTTCGGCGAGAGAAGCGATCTCGGAGAGAGTGTTGGGATTGGCGGCGACAGCTTTTGGACAGGCGACGAACGGAGCGCCCCGCCTCGTCAAGCCAGACGTGGCGGGAGGCTGGGAGCGGGAGACCCTGGTGATCTGGCAGGGAGCTTTGCCGCAAGGGTCGCCCTCGGAGGAGTTGCGGCGCTGGGTGCAAGAAGGCGGGGTGGTGGTTTTCTTTCCGCCGGGCTTGGCGGATACCAATCGATTCGAGGGCATCGGCTGGGGTGAAGTGCAGAACGCTCTCGAAGCGAAACCGTTTCGCGTGGTGAAGTGGGACGAGAACCAGGGTCCCCTGGCACGAACGGATGAAGGATCGAGCCTTCCCATGGGTAACCTCATGATTCTAAAGCGCCAGGCCGTGGTCGGTGGTGGGACGGTTCTAGCGCCTTTCGAGGATGGAGCTCCTTTTTTGGCGAGGCAGGTTTTGGGCCGCGGCGAGATTTACTTTTGCGCTTCGTTGCCAGAGCCAACGTGGTCTGGATTGGCCGAAGGTCCCGTGCTGGTGCCGATGTTGCAACGGTTGCTGGCCTTGGGGGCGCGACGCTTGCAGCACGATCCCTCGGTCATCTGCGGCGAGATGGGGGTGGCCGACGCGGGTTTGACCTGGACCGCGGTTGAAGGCGCGGGCCTGGATGCTCGCTTCAGGGCCGGGGTGTACCAGTCGAGAGACCGCTTGCTGGCAGTGAACCGGTCCCCGTTGGAAGACGACTGGGAAGCCGTGGAGGGAAGCGCGGCGGCGAACTTGCTGGGACCGGACAACGCACGACTCTGGGAAGGCAAGACCAGCGGTGGGGCGGGAGCCACCCAAGGTGAGATTTGGCGGTTCTTTCTCGCGGGTATGCTGTTGTTTCTCCTCGTGGAGGGATGGTTGATCTTGCCGGGGGCGGGGCCATCCTCCGCGGCGGGCTCGGCACGTTCCATCCGGGTGGAAGGAGGCGGGATATGAGCGGATGGACACTGGGCGCCTCGGCGGAAGTGATCGTGCTGGCGCTCATCGCATGGGTGGCTGCGGCAGGGTTGGGGTGGACGCATTATCGCCGCAGCGGCGGCAAAGGCTTGGTTGGCTGGCTGGAGGGATTTCGATTCCTCATTGTGAGTTTGTTGGTGGCCACCTTTTTGAAGCCGGAGAAGGTCACGCAAATCCGCCGCGAAGAAGCGCCGGAGGTGGCGGTGCTGCTGGATCAGACGGGCAGCATGCAAACGCGCGACGTGACCGAAGGCGGCAAGCTCATGCGCCGATCCGAGTGGCTGGGCCAGATTCAAACCTCGAATTACTGGGAAACGATCCGACCGGGAGCGAGGGTGGTCTTGGAACCTTTTGGAACCGGCGGGACGGCGAGTTCAAACGCGACCTTGTCCGCGTCTGCCACGTCTGCCACGAATGCCACGAATGCCACGAATGCCACGAATGCCACGAATGCCACGAATGCCACGGCGGAGGGAACGGATTTGGACGCGGTTTTGCGATCCACTCTGAACCGCCACGGGAATCTGAAGGCGGTGTTGTTGTTGACGGATGGCACGTGGAACACCGGGCCTTCCCCGGTGGGGGTGGCCATGCGATACCGTGACGAGGGAGTGCCGATTTTCGCCCTGGGGGTGGGGCGGGAGTCGCCGGTGCCGGATTTGGTCTTGGCGGACGCGCAGGCGCCTTCCTACGGGCTGTTCGGTGAGCAGATCGCGATTCCATTCAAGGTCGTCAATCATTTGGCGCGCGAAGTCCGTTCCGCCGTCATCCTCGAGGATGGGAAGAAGGAGCTGGCCAGGCGGGAGGTGACCGTGCCGGCGCATGGCGAATTGCAAGAGGCCATCGTCTGGTTTCCCAGAGCGGCGGGGGAGACCCCGTTGCGGCTGCGCATTCCGGTCGAGCCGGATGAGGGTCTGCCGGAAAACAACGCGCGCGATTTTTCGATTCAGATACGCGTCGAGACTTTGAAGGTTCTCGTCGTGGATTCCCTGCCCCGCTGGGAGTACCGATTTTTGCGCAACGCGCTGGAACGCGATCCGGGCGTGGAGATGAATTCGATTCTGTTTCACCCTCATATCGGGATGGGTGGCGGGCGCAAATACCTGGCCAAGTTTCCATCCACCAAGGAGCAGATTTCACGCTACGATGTGATTTTTCTCGGTGACGTGGGATTGGGAGAAGGGGAATTGACGGAAGGGGACGCCGAGCTGATGAAAGGTTTGGTCGAGCAGCAATCCAGCGGGCTGGTGTTCATTC
This genomic interval from Verrucomicrobiota bacterium contains the following:
- a CDS encoding DUF58 domain-containing protein is translated as MPDRWARWLDPLALGRLSAQPLVSLSAMEGTVSGHHKSPHRGSSVEFAEYRNYAPGDDIRRLDWRVFARTDRFYLKEFEAETNLRCYLVLDASGSMGFTGKGGVNKFDYARRLAAALGYLVVQQGDAAGFSCMGDRAKVEVPPKRHPSHLQLVLEKLDEAEASGETRVVEALHSLADRIRRRALVLVFTDAFFDPEALLSALQHLRYQKHDVVLFQLLDRMELDFQFDRPVRFVDLEGPMSVVTEPGLVRDEYLRQLHGHLDRLSTGCREFKVDYRRVVTDEDYERVLAGYLVDRLRLAGGLM
- a CDS encoding VWA domain-containing protein — its product is MVDLAGGGAILRGGLGTFHPGGRRRDMSGWTLGASAEVIVLALIAWVAAAGLGWTHYRRSGGKGLVGWLEGFRFLIVSLLVATFLKPEKVTQIRREEAPEVAVLLDQTGSMQTRDVTEGGKLMRRSEWLGQIQTSNYWETIRPGARVVLEPFGTGGTASSNATLSASATSATNATNATNATNATNATNATAEGTDLDAVLRSTLNRHGNLKAVLLLTDGTWNTGPSPVGVAMRYRDEGVPIFALGVGRESPVPDLVLADAQAPSYGLFGEQIAIPFKVVNHLAREVRSAVILEDGKKELARREVTVPAHGELQEAIVWFPRAAGETPLRLRIPVEPDEGLPENNARDFSIQIRVETLKVLVVDSLPRWEYRFLRNALERDPGVEMNSILFHPHIGMGGGRKYLAKFPSTKEQISRYDVIFLGDVGLGEGELTEGDAELMKGLVEQQSSGLVFIPGRRGRQLTLSGTALKDLYPVVMEPGKPDGVILQNEAALQLSTAGRRHWLTRFDSDEKKNEEIWKQLAGFFWSAAVEKSRPGSDVLAVHSALRNNWGRVPMLVTRNAGSGKVLFLGMDSAWRWRLGVEDRYHYRFWSQVVRWMAHPRHLASKQGIRLTYSPEVPRAGDTVHVQVMVMDAAGFPAGEGPVQGRIVSPSGRTERLDFAGVSGGWGVFEGMFVARQGGRHKMEVKAEKQGRQLETEIQVEAPLIEKAGEPVNGAALRELASLSKGLFASYDRLADVVKQLSVLPDPKPMERRLRLWSDPRWGGFLLILLGLYWTGRKVAGMI
- a CDS encoding MoxR family ATPase, whose product is MSSTPATASPAKISATEAGVSQSDVAAIKELRDSYQSMRSELAKVIIGQEQVIERLLICILARGHGLLMGVPGLAKTTMVNALSQVMSLEFSRIQFTPDLMPSDITGTDILQETDQPGRRAFVFVKGPVFANIVLADEINRTPPKTQSALLEAMQEHRVTVAGRVFTLPSPFFVLATQNPIEQEGTYALPEAQLDRFMFFIHVEYPTRAEESRIARETTGGKPPELKHLLHAEQILRYQDVVQRVPVPDHVVEAAVALVRKTRPREADAPDWLKKWVTWGAGPRAIQYLIRGARAHATLEGSYLVRQEDLEAVAHPVLTHRILTNFQAQAEGVSSTQVIDRLLQEARSGGGHA